Proteins encoded together in one Carassius auratus strain Wakin chromosome 32, ASM336829v1, whole genome shotgun sequence window:
- the LOC113052117 gene encoding thioredoxin: MVIVIEDKNAFDNALKNAGSKLVVVDFTATWCGPCQNIAPFYKALSEKEENKNVVFLKVDVDDAQDVASFCDIKCMPTFHFYKDGKKIDEFSGSNQSKLEEKLNLHKTEEKHTNQPL, from the exons AATGCCTTCGACAATGCTCTGAAAAATGCTGGGAGCAAGTTAGTGGTGGTGGACTTCACAGCCACATGGTGCGGGCCCTGCCAGAACATCGCTCCATTCTATAAA GCGCTGTCTGAAAAAGAAGAGAACAAAAATGTCGTGTTTCTAAAGGTGGATGTGGATGATGCACAG GATGTGGCATCTTTCTGTGACATCAAATGTATGCCAACATTCCATTTCTACAAGGATGGAAAGAAG ATTGATGAATTTTCTGGATCAAATCAGTCTAAGCTGGAGGAGAAGCTCAATCtgcataaaactgaagaaaaGCACACAAACCAACCACTGTAA